The Portunus trituberculatus isolate SZX2019 chromosome 19, ASM1759143v1, whole genome shotgun sequence genome contains a region encoding:
- the LOC123506279 gene encoding zwei Ig domain protein zig-8-like, with amino-acid sequence MTLQHAAHLLSLALLLTCPGGLSAWERAARHVVPPPTVPGPTLPPVFDPRVSNNVTVTATKTARLSCIVHNLGNNSVSWIRHRDLHILSVGAQTYTSDDRFEAVPQAAKGDWMLSIKYALPRDSGQYDCQVSSTPPTARTVHLTVVEPRAKILRAPEMHVGLGSPINLTCEVDYSPEPPDYLHWYHKEKMVRKDGDRVSVKTKLGRSSFSQLVVRRARPDDAGVYTCSPAHAIEHSITVHVLTGEYPAAMQGGSSVTCAGRRRWALLLTATVTLSTSVLLTYFYM; translated from the exons GTGGGTTATCAGCGTGGGAGAGGGCAGCCCGCCACGTAGTCCCGCCGCCTACAGTGCCCGGCCCGACCCTGCCGCCTGTGTTCGACCCCCGGGTGTCTAACAATGTGACTGTCACCGCCACCAAGACAGCGCGACTCTCCTGCATCGTCCACAACCTTGGCAACAACTCG GTGTCGTGGATCAGGCACAGGGACCTGCACATACTGTCGGTGGGCGCGCAGACCTACACTAGCGACGACAGGTTCGAGGCGGTGCCACAGGCCGCCAAGGGGGACTGGATGCTGAGCATCAAGTACGCACTGCCGCGGGACTCCGGCCAATACGACTGCCAGGTGTCCTCCACGCCCCCCACAGCCCGCACCGTGCACCTCACCGTCGTGG AGCCCCGGGCCAAAATCCTGCGAGCCCCTGAGATGCACGTGGGTCTTGGGTCACCCATCAACCTGACCTGCGAGGTGGATTACTCCCCAGAGCCGCCGGATTACTTGCACTGGTACCACAAGGAAAAG ATGGTTCGTAAGGACGGGGACCGGGTGTCGGTAAAGACCAAGCTGGGGAGAAGCAGCTTCAGTCAGCTCGTGGTGAGGCGCGCCCGTCCAGACGACGCGGGCGTGTACACCTGCAGTCCCGCACACGCCATCGAGCACTCCATCACCGTGCACGTCCTCACAG GGGAGTACCCGGCCGCTATGCAGGGCGGATCGTCAGTCACATGCGCAGGCCGACGTCGCTGGGCCCTCCTGCTCACCGCTACCGTCACCCTGTCCACCTCGGTCTTACTAACCTATTTTTATATGTAA